A window of Gemmatimonadota bacterium contains these coding sequences:
- a CDS encoding SPOR domain-containing protein: MLSTVARALLALLIVARVAQGQAAAPTRADSLQAAYRRAQRLVTDGQGADGRALMDSLVNAAEPGSSAEADALFWRATLAESWESAQRDYLRVMLEHDRSPRAGDAMLRLAQGESARGDREAAIRYLERLTREAPDSPARGEAGLWQGRLLMERGDRDAGCTVLRGGRPLVRAGALELENQYEYLLRGCPDPTAAPAPTSVAPTPAPTTAPAPANPPPANAPARDSAPIAAKPPLPRPSAAPMWSVQTAALRTRAEADALVRKLRERGYDARVDGTAAPFRVRFGMFPTRAAAAAALERYKTREKSDGFLVEAPRG; this comes from the coding sequence ATGCTCTCGACCGTCGCGCGCGCGCTGCTCGCGCTGCTCATCGTCGCCCGCGTGGCGCAGGGACAGGCGGCCGCGCCGACGCGCGCCGACTCGTTGCAGGCGGCGTATCGCCGGGCGCAGCGACTCGTGACCGACGGCCAGGGGGCCGACGGGCGTGCGCTGATGGACTCGCTCGTGAACGCGGCCGAGCCGGGGTCGAGCGCCGAAGCCGATGCGCTGTTCTGGCGCGCGACGCTCGCCGAGTCGTGGGAATCGGCGCAACGCGACTATCTGCGCGTGATGCTCGAGCACGACCGGTCACCGCGCGCGGGGGACGCGATGCTGCGGCTCGCGCAGGGCGAGTCGGCGCGCGGCGACCGGGAGGCGGCGATCCGCTACCTGGAGCGACTGACGCGCGAGGCACCGGACTCACCCGCGCGGGGCGAGGCGGGCCTCTGGCAGGGACGCCTGTTGATGGAGCGCGGGGACCGCGACGCCGGTTGCACCGTGCTGCGCGGCGGTCGGCCGCTGGTGCGCGCCGGCGCGCTCGAGCTCGAGAACCAGTACGAGTACCTGCTGCGCGGCTGTCCGGATCCGACCGCGGCGCCGGCCCCGACCTCCGTCGCGCCCACGCCCGCGCCCACCACCGCGCCTGCGCCGGCGAATCCGCCACCGGCGAACGCGCCAGCCCGCGACAGCGCACCGATCGCCGCGAAGCCGCCGCTGCCGCGCCCGAGCGCGGCGCCGATGTGGTCCGTGCAGACGGCGGCGCTCCGCACACGCGCGGAGGCGGACGCCCTCGTGCGGAAGCTGCGCGAGCGGGGCTACGATGCGCGCGTGGACGGCACCGCCGCGCCGTTCCGCGTGAGATTCGGGATGTTCCCGACCCGTGCGGCGGCGGCCGCGGCCCTCGAGCGCTACAAGACGCGCGAGAAGAGCGACGGGTTCCTGGTCGAGGCGCCGCGCGGGTGA
- the holA gene encoding DNA polymerase III subunit delta, producing the protein MAPVTMKAFKSALESGRLDPVYLFHGTDDFLKEEKVRALIAAATDPSTRDFNLEQLRGAECDVARLSGALEALPMLADRRVVILRDPEALKKPALERLTRHVEKPASDTCLVLVVPGGAKPPADLLKSSSALEFRALTDEELQQWLALEAPKACGTTILPEAATLLASYTGNDLALLSGELQKLAAYTDGKPIGPDAVQAVTGVRPGHTLADLLDLAAMRETTRAIAIVDEVFMTPKLNGVQVVLALTAQTLAIGWGVAARARGLAAGRLESEFFTLLKEGGGIYTGRAWGDAVKCWARAVPKWNAADIEHALPHLLAADTALKDTKVSSEAQIVTSLLLAITPPAARRRAA; encoded by the coding sequence ATGGCACCCGTGACGATGAAGGCGTTCAAGTCGGCGCTCGAGAGCGGCCGCCTGGACCCGGTCTACCTGTTCCACGGCACGGATGACTTCCTGAAGGAGGAGAAGGTCCGGGCGTTGATCGCCGCGGCGACCGATCCCTCCACGCGGGACTTCAACCTCGAACAGCTGCGCGGCGCGGAGTGCGATGTGGCGCGCCTGTCGGGTGCCCTCGAGGCACTGCCGATGCTCGCCGACCGGCGCGTGGTGATCCTGCGCGACCCGGAGGCGCTGAAGAAGCCGGCGCTCGAGCGGCTGACGCGCCACGTGGAGAAGCCGGCGAGCGACACCTGCCTGGTGCTGGTGGTGCCCGGCGGTGCGAAGCCGCCGGCGGACCTCCTCAAGTCGTCGAGCGCGCTCGAGTTCCGCGCCCTCACCGACGAAGAGCTGCAGCAGTGGCTCGCGCTCGAGGCGCCGAAGGCCTGCGGGACGACGATCCTGCCCGAGGCGGCGACCCTGCTCGCGAGCTACACCGGGAACGACCTCGCGCTGCTGAGCGGCGAACTGCAGAAGCTGGCCGCATACACGGATGGCAAGCCCATCGGTCCCGACGCGGTGCAAGCCGTCACGGGCGTGCGGCCGGGGCACACGCTCGCCGACCTGCTCGATCTCGCCGCGATGCGCGAGACGACGCGCGCGATCGCGATCGTGGACGAGGTGTTCATGACGCCCAAGCTGAACGGGGTGCAGGTCGTGCTCGCGCTCACGGCGCAGACCCTCGCGATCGGTTGGGGCGTGGCGGCGCGCGCGCGCGGCCTCGCGGCAGGGCGACTCGAGAGCGAGTTCTTCACGTTGCTGAAGGAAGGCGGCGGCATCTACACCGGCCGCGCTTGGGGCGATGCGGTGAAATGCTGGGCTCGTGCCGTTCCCAAGTGGAATGCGGCGGACATCGAGCACGCGTTGCCGCACTTGCTGGCGGCGGATACCGCGCTCAAGGACACGAAGGTCTCGAGCGAGGCGCAGATCGTGACCTCGCTCCTGCTCGCGATCACGCCGCCGGCCGCACGCCGGCGGGCTGCCTGA
- a CDS encoding sigma-70 family RNA polymerase sigma factor, with protein sequence MSEYLIGQTRAFDALVDRYQGRLLNFIYRTVGDRERAEDLVQEVFIRVHRHLARFDRSKKFSTWIYTIASNLAKNELRNRSRNPIVLFQTMTSGWEDEERPLEFEDTQSRPDDLFRKRHVRTLVEQTVAQLPQHHREVFVLRELEGRSYEEIAEITHCNLGTVKSRLNRARSSFAEIIEPALR encoded by the coding sequence GTGTCCGAATACTTGATCGGTCAGACGCGCGCATTCGACGCGCTCGTCGATCGCTACCAGGGTCGGCTGCTCAACTTCATCTACCGGACCGTCGGTGACCGCGAGCGCGCCGAGGACCTCGTGCAGGAGGTCTTCATCCGCGTGCATCGTCACCTGGCGCGCTTCGACCGGTCAAAGAAGTTCTCGACCTGGATCTACACGATCGCGTCGAACCTCGCGAAGAACGAGCTGCGCAACCGCTCGCGGAATCCGATCGTGCTCTTCCAGACGATGACCTCGGGCTGGGAGGACGAGGAGCGCCCGCTGGAGTTCGAGGACACGCAGTCGCGTCCGGACGACCTCTTCCGCAAGCGCCATGTGCGCACGCTGGTGGAGCAGACGGTCGCGCAGCTGCCGCAGCACCATCGCGAGGTGTTCGTGCTGCGCGAACTCGAGGGGCGCTCCTACGAGGAGATCGCCGAGATCACGCACTGCAACCTCGGGACCGTGAAGTCGCGCCTGAACCGCGCCCGCAGCTCGTTCGCCGAGATCATCGAGCCGGCCCTGCGGTAA
- a CDS encoding NUDIX hydrolase has product MSETIGRVDGRPLFQHKFLDGQLDRVRYPDGSTGEQVLIHHPGASAVVPFLSDPRGDDPQVLLIHQYRYATGGKLFEIPAGRLEANEAPLTCAHRELLEETGCTATSMEPLTTFWTTPGFTNEKIHIFLASGLTRGETAHEADEFIEVVTVPLSEALRRIEVGEITDAKTMIGLLFAAGFRAGR; this is encoded by the coding sequence ATGAGTGAGACGATCGGTCGCGTGGATGGACGGCCCCTGTTCCAGCACAAGTTCCTCGACGGTCAGCTGGACCGCGTGCGGTATCCGGACGGCTCGACGGGCGAGCAGGTGCTCATCCATCATCCGGGGGCGTCGGCGGTGGTGCCGTTCCTGAGTGACCCGCGCGGCGACGACCCGCAGGTGCTGCTCATCCATCAGTACCGGTATGCTACCGGCGGGAAGCTCTTCGAGATCCCGGCCGGCCGGCTCGAGGCGAACGAGGCGCCGCTCACCTGTGCGCATCGCGAGCTGCTGGAGGAGACCGGCTGCACGGCGACGTCGATGGAGCCGCTGACGACGTTCTGGACGACGCCCGGCTTCACGAACGAGAAGATCCACATCTTCCTGGCGAGTGGATTGACCCGGGGGGAGACGGCGCACGAGGCGGACGAGTTCATCGAAGTGGTCACGGTGCCATTGAGCGAGGCGCTGCGGCGGATCGAGGTGGGAGAGATCACCGATGCGAAGACGATGATCGGTCTCCTGTTCGCTGCAGGGTTCCGCGCCGGCCGGTAG